AGCGTGTCGAATACAACAACAAGGGCCTGGTCATTCGCGTCTACCGCCCCTACTTCGCCGACAAGCACACCTACGTCAATGATCAATCCATGCGCGAGCTGGGCCACAGCGACCGACAGTTCTACGACCCCCTCGGGCGCCCGACAAAGACATTGACCGCAGGAGGATTTATGCGGCGTAACACCTATTGGGCCTGGTACACCGTCAATGAGGACGAAAACGACACTTATGCAGAGCTGAACTCCGACAACATACTGACTGATACCCCCTAAAGACCTGGGTATCTACAGAACTTTTGCTCCTGCGCCAGACCTGTAGCGGTCTGGCCCCTCCAGCGTGAGCCGTTCAAATGTGTGTGGCTTGCCTGCAAAGGCAGCCTTGAAGCCGACTGGGATGTTGAATGGGCCGCAGCGACGACCCATTCATGTTCTTGTCAGGATCGCCGGGCTGCGCCCCATCGCGACGCCAAGGTTGTATACCCGCGCCTGGCAAACGTTACGAAAAAGCCGCGCCATTCGGTCAATGATGCAAGCACGCCGCGGGCCGCCATGACAATTGTTCGAGTGGTCCGGCCTTGAGCGGCCTGGGGCAGGCCCGTCAGCGCAACGGCCAATGCCTCGACACCGGACGCGGCCCAGTGCGTCCACACCTGATTGAACATTCTGCTCAGCCCACCGTGCGCCGTCGCGACAGGATCCGGCAGCTGTACGGTTTGGCCATGGGGATCGTGGACGGCGGTCCGGTGACCGCCACGCATCATCGTTCCCATCGCCCCATCGTAGGCTTCTATTGCAGGTGAGACATTGGGTTGCATCAGCGCAGGCACTTCCCCGCCATAAACAGCGTTGGCCACGGTAGCAAGGGCATAGGCGGCCGTCGCTCCGGCGGTGCGCGTGACCCTGCCGCGCAGGGGCGTGCTGCCCCAGGAGATGCCGGTACCGTGCCCACGAAGGACCTGCTGCACCAGTTCTCTGGAGAGCGCGCGCACATGTCCGCCCAACCGCTGGACCGCCACCGGGTCCCAGCTGTGCTCGGCTTGATCACCTATCGAGTCGCCATGCATGGCATACCCCATACCCGCGGCACCTGCAAAAATAGCACCGATCTGTGGCGCATATCGCGTCCAGTTACCGGCAATACCGGTGCTCATATGTGCCGTGGACACTGCATCCAGCACCGCAACGGTAAGGCGCAAGATTTGGTTGCGTTGTGCCGTGGGCTGGACGGTACTGAAGACCGCCAGATCGACGCCCGTCGCGATTGCATTGGCGATATAGGTGGATAAACCATCGCGAATCGCTGCCGACGAGGCCGGTTGTATCCTCGGGCGCATAACCCTGCCTATATTCGCGAGCCTGCGGCTGATGGAGAGCCTGCGTATTTGTTTATCCTGCGACTCCTCCAAAGCCGATGTGGCAGCCAGCCCTTGCGCATCGACCTTGCTAACCGGATTACCGCCAACCATGGCGTACAGATTCAAGCCATCGGCATCGCCGATCGGGTCCGGGCTGATCCATCGGCATAACCACGGCGCGTAATACCTGAAGCCGTAGTAAGACAACCCGCTGGCATCGCGCTCCTTGCCCGAGTAACGGATGAACCTGTAACTCGCCTCGCTGGCATTCTTGGCCGCCCACCACGCAGTCCCGCCGTAGGGATAATAACTTTCCTGGCTGAGCAGTTGCGCCTGCTCGCCCAGTTCCAGGCTGCTGCTACCCAAGTGGTCCGACAAGCCGTAACGGATCTGCGCCTGCTGACGCCCTCCCGAAGGGTGGCGATCCCACAGCAGGACGCGCACCGTGGTCGTACCGGCATCAAGGTTGAGTACATTCAGTTGCTCACCCGTTGCGCTGTCATGGCGAATTTCCAGTCCCGGCAAGTAGCGTACCTCGGCCGTATGCACCACGCTCCTGGCCTGGTAGACCCTGCGTTTGAAGATGCGCTGGCCCGTGGCATCGTAGGCGTAGCGCTCTTCATCGTCGTTGCCGCCCTCGCGCCGCACCTGCGTGAGGCGCACCAGTTGGTTGCGCACATCCCAGTCCATCTTGTGATCGCCTGCCAATGCTTGCAGATTGCCGTTGCGGTCAAAGCCCTGGCCCAACCCCGGCGCGCTCTTGCCCTCGGCCTGCGGCAGAAAATGATTGCTGCCCGCGGCCACGCTCATCTGCCGCGTGAAGCCCGTGCCGCTGCTGGGCACATGTTGCAACTCAAGCATATTTCCGGCGGCGTCATAGCTGAACTGCTGGGTGTAGCGACGCCATACGCTGTCGTCAGCCGAGCCAAACGCCACCCTCGCTGGTAACGCCGAGCCTCCAGGGTTGCCGGCGGTTTCGCGGCCGCAAGCCTTGGTCAGTTGCGATAACGTGTCGTACTCATAAAGGCTGGCCGAACTGATTCGGGTGTTGCTGGACCATTGCGTCGGCTGGGCAAGGTCATCGATCCGCACGACGTTGCCAACGCCGTCATACTCGTAGCGCAGGTCTTGCAGCGCTGCGCCCGGTTGCGCGGGCAGATGGGCAGTCATTTGCCGCAAGCGACCATCGAATTCACGGTAGTGCATGGCACGCACAACGCCATTGCCGGCGCGTTCGCTGAGCACTTGACCCGCTGCGCTGTAGTGCCGCTGGCCCAACACCTGCGTACGCACGCCGCCCTTGGGCGTCACAAAGATACTCGCCGGTTGGCCGTCAATGCCGTAGGCGTAGTCGAAACGATTGCCCTTGGCGTCCGTGTGATGCAGGCGCTCACCCAGCGCGTTGAACCCAATGGAAGTCTGGAACCTCTCGGGCTCCAGGCGCAGCTCGCGTTGTGCATCGGGCTGCGGCCAATCCAGCGCGGCATCCGCCTTCCGGAAGCGTCGGGTCTGCTGAGCAACTTCTGCGTGCACCCCATACCGCTCGTGGAACAACGAGCCGCCGCCGTCATCGTGGCGAACCACACGGCCACAGCGGTTGCGCGCAGCCTCTTCATTCGAAGATGCAGCATAGGCAAGACGCTCGACGCACAGCGCCTGCCCGTCACTGGCCGCCTGTTCGAAGACTGCGACCGGCCGCAGATATTGATCGTAGTGATGAGCCTGGTGAGCGCCCCGTCCATCCCACTCTTCCAGTAACTGCCCGGCTTGCCCCATCAGTGTCAGTCGCCAGCCGGCATCCACGCTGTCGGTGCGCAACGCCTGTCCGCCAAGGCTATAGACCGTGCGTTGATTGGGCGCGGTGTCAGGCTGTGAGCGTGACAACTGCAACAAACGTGGGTCCCACTGTTCAATCATCAAGCCCGTACTGCCAAATACCTGACGATGAATGCGCACTTGCGGTTCAACTTCCGCTCTTGAGCGGAAGTAATCAATGTTACGAACAATTAACCCACGCGGGTCGACTGCGGCCAGGGACGGCGTATTTCGATGGATGGAATCAGACATGACCTCAGGACCTTATTGCTGAACAAGTAGTCCTGAGAGCCTAGGGATGAGGGGATCAGAAAGGTGGTGCTGGAGGATGCTTTTGTGTATCCAGTTACTGGCATCGCCCCGACCCGCTCACGTGTCAGCGTGCCGCCCGCCCTGACACCCTCGGACGGCTGGGTTTGTAGCGACGCCAAGCGGACGCGTTTGACTCCCAAGGCGCGTCGACCCGCTGTTGGTTTTGATAGAACGTCACGCGACCTGCCAGTTGCAGACGATGCCGATAAAGCCAGCGCAGCTCGGAGGCCGTGGCAGATACCCGCTGCTTGCTGACGACGGCTTCTATATTCAAATTGTCGAGAGCGAAATGGACCATCGCCGCACTTTGCGGGCTAGTCAAGGTTTCCAAAGCCGATTTGCTGCTTCGCGTGACGATTTTTTGCTGGATGGCCAATAGGTCTGTGCCAATGTGTTGGCGAGCCGTGGCCTCGAGTGAATACCTGCCTGCGGCAAGATCACTGACAAACCTCCTCGCGAATTGCTGGTTGCAGGAAGTTGACGTACAACCTGAATACTTCGAAACAATGCCCTCGTAAAACGGCCGGACGCCGACCGAAAGCTGCTCAATGAGCTCGGCCTTGAGTTCGTTAGCTTTCGCTGGATCATGTGGATCTTGCGTCAAGTCGCTGAATAGCTCCGCATTCGTGTTACGAAATGCAGAGAAGGCGCGAACGGGAGGCGCCAGCCCGGCAGTCCAGCGCTGCAGTTCCGCGCCTGAGAAATAGGCCACCATCGCATCCCCGCGTGCACTCAGCTTCGACCAGAAACTCCTGTAGGCAGCAACCGTCGCGGCCAAGCCAAAGAGAATATCGCCTCGACCGGGTTGGAATTGCTCGCCAAACGTCGTTTGCGTGCCATCGGCATCCCTGAATCCTACGGGATTGCCCCGGGCCATCGCATACAGGTTCAAGCCGTCCACATCGCCCATCGGGTCCGGGCTTATCCAGCGCTGCAACCACGGTGCGTAATAACGCGCACCGTAGTAGTACAGGCCCGTGGCGTCGCGCTCCTTGTCGGAGTAACGGCGAATCTTAGGGTGCCCCCGAACGATATTGCTGGTTGCCCACCACGCCGTTGCGCC
This genomic stretch from Pseudomonas synxantha BG33R harbors:
- a CDS encoding RHS repeat-associated core domain-containing protein; this translates as MSDSIHRNTPSLAAVDPRGLIVRNIDYFRSRAEVEPQVRIHRQVFGSTGLMIEQWDPRLLQLSRSQPDTAPNQRTVYSLGGQALRTDSVDAGWRLTLMGQAGQLLEEWDGRGAHQAHHYDQYLRPVAVFEQAASDGQALCVERLAYAASSNEEAARNRCGRVVRHDDGGGSLFHERYGVHAEVAQQTRRFRKADAALDWPQPDAQRELRLEPERFQTSIGFNALGERLHHTDAKGNRFDYAYGIDGQPASIFVTPKGGVRTQVLGQRHYSAAGQVLSERAGNGVVRAMHYREFDGRLRQMTAHLPAQPGAALQDLRYEYDGVGNVVRIDDLAQPTQWSSNTRISSASLYEYDTLSQLTKACGRETAGNPGGSALPARVAFGSADDSVWRRYTQQFSYDAAGNMLELQHVPSSGTGFTRQMSVAAGSNHFLPQAEGKSAPGLGQGFDRNGNLQALAGDHKMDWDVRNQLVRLTQVRREGGNDDEERYAYDATGQRIFKRRVYQARSVVHTAEVRYLPGLEIRHDSATGEQLNVLNLDAGTTTVRVLLWDRHPSGGRQQAQIRYGLSDHLGSSSLELGEQAQLLSQESYYPYGGTAWWAAKNASEASYRFIRYSGKERDASGLSYYGFRYYAPWLCRWISPDPIGDADGLNLYAMVGGNPVSKVDAQGLAATSALEESQDKQIRRLSISRRLANIGRVMRPRIQPASSAAIRDGLSTYIANAIATGVDLAVFSTVQPTAQRNQILRLTVAVLDAVSTAHMSTGIAGNWTRYAPQIGAIFAGAAGMGYAMHGDSIGDQAEHSWDPVAVQRLGGHVRALSRELVQQVLRGHGTGISWGSTPLRGRVTRTAGATAAYALATVANAVYGGEVPALMQPNVSPAIEAYDGAMGTMMRGGHRTAVHDPHGQTVQLPDPVATAHGGLSRMFNQVWTHWAASGVEALAVALTGLPQAAQGRTTRTIVMAARGVLASLTEWRGFFVTFARRGYTTLASRWGAARRS